A single genomic interval of Persephonella atlantica harbors:
- a CDS encoding type IV pilus modification PilV family protein has product MVQTAKSNKGFTLIETLIAMFLFSLILIFMLQGFLLAYRINYEKLLKDEAIKIAQEELERLRNLGYSNISPTCGNVCNNFNPTTAPSSCKISRQVRNKNVSFGREIRVVENEPYKTVTIIVCSQHKDFQKRPISYSLTTVISDKGF; this is encoded by the coding sequence ATGGTTCAAACTGCAAAGTCAAATAAAGGTTTTACATTGATTGAAACTTTAATAGCAATGTTTCTGTTTTCATTAATTCTGATATTTATGCTTCAGGGTTTTCTACTTGCTTACAGAATAAATTATGAAAAACTGCTCAAAGATGAAGCTATAAAAATAGCTCAGGAAGAACTTGAAAGATTGAGAAATTTAGGATACTCAAACATATCTCCCACATGTGGAAATGTATGCAATAATTTTAATCCAACCACTGCACCTTCTTCCTGTAAAATATCAAGGCAGGTAAGGAACAAAAATGTTTCCTTTGGTAGAGAGATAAGAGTTGTTGAAAATGAACCGTACAAAACTGTAACCATAATAGTGTGTTCACAGCATAAAGACTTCCAGAAAAGACCTATCTCTTATTCGCTAACAACAGTAATATCAGATAAAGGGTTTTAA
- a CDS encoding prepilin-type N-terminal cleavage/methylation domain-containing protein: MDRKIKGFTVIELLIVIAIIAIISAVIYKPISIKIQQHKVNSEIKKVYGLLQEARMLAFSRKKSLQFSFSGSNACIYDLSTSPPTQIKCISLELPISFSSGGNLKITDRGTFSNQGTIRYTGSTTTPTVNCIVVSTTRVKMGVWDGSNCKVK, from the coding sequence GTGGATAGAAAAATAAAAGGTTTCACTGTTATTGAGCTTCTTATAGTGATTGCTATTATTGCCATAATATCAGCAGTTATATACAAGCCTATCTCTATAAAAATACAGCAGCATAAAGTAAACAGTGAAATCAAAAAAGTTTACGGTCTTCTGCAGGAAGCAAGAATGTTAGCATTTTCCCGTAAAAAAAGTCTGCAGTTTTCCTTTTCTGGTAGTAATGCCTGTATATACGATCTGTCAACATCTCCTCCAACCCAGATAAAATGTATATCTCTTGAACTGCCTATAAGTTTTTCTTCTGGAGGAAATCTGAAAATAACAGATAGAGGAACTTTTTCAAATCAGGGGACTATCAGATACACCGGAAGCACGACTACCCCTACAGTAAACTGTATAGTAGTCAGCACAACAAGAGTAAAAATGGGAGTATGGGATGGTTCAAACTGCAAAGTCAAATAA